A part of Cannabis sativa cultivar Pink pepper isolate KNU-18-1 chromosome 6, ASM2916894v1, whole genome shotgun sequence genomic DNA contains:
- the LOC133039527 gene encoding putative UPF0481 protein At3g02645: MEKMDNVMKEEYCLDVINMFVSKNNIMAPVDSWSQAMNFKVVKLLKRAPIFPIHLLDALRSIIILGDNHDHDKVGESHDRNKGYLSFLGKNFMFSKHMLDMFENMQQDNKMSFRNVKELKLAGIKIKSSDSKNMRSVSFNSRWFGIGGYLSIPPINVDNSTARKLLNLVAYEVCLRDSSTKEACYLVTSYVNLMDLLIDNEEDVKALRKVGVLCHRLSSDYEVAHLFNSLGSNCVFLHNEEDAYIKIKKQIEKHCRKKLPKWTSEFRRNHCNSPWALMSYLFLLVTTYMTLKTFSSTIFSKSTNELLNFNAI; this comes from the coding sequence ATGGAAAAGATGGATAATGTTATGAAGGAGGAGTATTGTTTGGATGTCATCAACATGTTtgtttcgaaaaataatattatggcGCCAGTTGATTCTTGGAGTCAAGCTATGAATTTTAAAGTcgttaaattattaaaaagagcgccaatttttccaattcatCTTCTTGATGCTCTTCGATCCATAATAATACTTGGCGATAATCATGATCATGATAAGGTTGGTGAAAGTCATGATCGTAACAAGGGCTATTTAAGTTTTTTGGGTAAAAATTTCATGTTCTCCAAACATATGCTCGATATGTTTGAGAACATGCAACAAGACAACAAAATGTCTTTTCGAAATGTCAAAGAACTTAAATTAGCAGGGATAAAGATAAAATCTTCTGATTCTAAAAACATGAGATCTGTTTCGTTCAATAGTCGTTGGTTTGGCATTGGTGGTTATCTTAGCATTCCTCCGATAAATGTGGACAATTCAACTGCACGTAAGTTGTTAAACCTAGTCGCTTACGAAGTGTGCTTGAGGGACAGTAGTACTAAGGAAGCTTGTTATTTGGTAACTTCCTATGTTAACTTGATGGATTTGCTTATTGATAATGAAGAAGATGTTAAAGCGCTAAGGAAAGTTGGCGTACTTTGCCATCGTCTAAGTAGCGATTATGAAGTAGCCCATTTGTTCAATAGCTTAGGCTCTAATTGTGTGTTCTTGCATAATGAGGAAGACGCCTACATCAAAATCAAGAAACAAATCGAGAAACATTGTCGAAAAAAGTTGCCAAAATGGACAAGTGAATTTCGTCGTAACCATTGCAATAGTCCATGGGCTTTAATGTCATATTTATTTCTTTTGGTAACAACTTATATGACACTAAAAACTTTTTCTTCTACCATATTTTCCAAGAGCACCAACGAGCTTCTTAATTTCAATGCCATATGA